One window of Quercus robur chromosome 5, dhQueRobu3.1, whole genome shotgun sequence genomic DNA carries:
- the LOC126724886 gene encoding protein NODULATION SIGNALING PATHWAY 1, with protein MTIGEPEPNHPTSDQIMDWLNTGTIFPAFMDDYYNSGWWDESQNIGQDLIDTNSTLTYLTNNTANITTSTQSDDPTITNHPSPSDSSKKRKTASDPLPKPSSNHHRKNHSRRISLQAEGGDAAAAVDQKVVTVKKSVGNKRSSNKSTGNNCHNGNNNNNNNNKEGRWAEQLLNPCAEAIVKNDMSRVQHLLYVLKELRDAKGDANHRLAWHGLEALTKHIFSFSSSATSSSSSTSSIDPKVLTFTSTDSRIFQQSLLKFNEVSPWFAFPNNIANASILQILAQEPNRSRNLHVLDIGVSHGVQWPTLLEALSRRPGGPPPLVRITIIAQTTENDQNKEMPFSIGPPGDIISTRLLNFAKLMNVNLQINRLDDYPFQCLNSQVINTVSDETLIICAQFRLNGLDHNAQDERTEFLRVLRSMEPKGVILSENNMECSCNNCGDFAKGFPRRVEYLWRFLDSTSSAFKGRECDKRKLMESEAAKALSNKGVMNEGKEKWCERMRGVGFVGEAFGEDAIEGGRALLRKYDSNWEMRVEEKDACVGLWWKGQPVSFCSLWKLDTKDIDN; from the coding sequence ATGACAATAGGAGAACCAGAACCAAACCACCCCACCTCAGATCAAATCATGGATTGGCTCAATACAGGTACAATCTTTCCAGCTTTCATGGATGATTATTACAATTCAGGATGGTGGGATGAAAGCCAAAACATAGGCCAAGATCTAATTGACACTAATTCTACTCTCACCTATCTCACTAACAACACTGCCAATATCACCACTTCCACACAAAGTGATGATCCAACCATCACCAATCATCCATCACCATCTGATTcatccaagaaaagaaaaactgcCTCTGACCCACTTCCCAAACCATCTTCAAATCATCATCGGAAGAATCACAGCCGTCGGATCTCCCTGCAGGCAGAGGGTGGAGATGCTGCAGCTGCAGTAGATCAAAAAGTTGTGACAGTCAAGAAATCAGTTGGAAATAAGAGAAGTTCTAATAAGTCTACAGGAAATAACTGTCATAACggtaacaacaacaacaacaacaacaacaaggaAGGCAGATGGGCTGAACAGCTCCTTAATCCTTGCGCCGAAGCCATCGTGAAGAACGACATGTCACGAGTTCAACACCTTCTCTATGTCCTCAAGGAGCTCCGTGATGCAAAGGGCGATGCCAATCACCGCCTCGCTTGGCACGGCCTTGAAGCGCTGACAAAACACATATTCTCCTTTTCATCTTCTGCCACTTCCTCCTCGAGTAGTACATCATCAATAGACCCAAAAGTTCTTACTTTTACTTCGACAGATTCACGTATCTTCCAACAATCGTTGCTCAAATTCAATGAGGTAAGTCCTTGGTTCGCCTTTCCTAACAACATAGCAAACGCTTCTATCCTCCAAATCCTAGCTCAAGAGCCTAACCGCTCGCGCAATCTTCACGTTCTTGATATTGGGGTCTCACATGGTGTTCAGTGGCCAACACTGCTTGAGGCCTTGAGTCGCAGGCCAGGAGGGCCACCTCCATTAGTCCGTATCACAATCATTGCACAAACTACTGAAAATGATCAAAACAAAGAGATGCCATTTTCAATAGGACCTCCAGGTGACATCATCTCCACTAGGCTTCTCAATTTTGCCAAGCTCATGAATGTTAACTTGCAGATCAACCGGCTCGATGACTATCCATTCCAATGTCTAAATTCGCAAGTCATAAACACGGTCTCTGATGAGACCTTAATAATTTGCGCGCAGTTTAGGCTTAATGGATTGGATCACAATGCCCAAGATGAAAGAACCGAGTTCTTGAGAGTGCTAAGGAGTATGGAGCCGAAAGGTGTGATCCTAAGTGAAAACAACATGGAATGCAGCTGCAACAATTGTGGGGATTTTGCGAAGGGGTTCCCACGACGAGTGGAGTATTTGTGGAGGTTTTTGGACTCAACGAGCTCAGCTTTCAAGGGGCGAGAATGTGACAAGAGGAAATTGATGGAAAGCGAGGCGGCTAAGGCATTGTCCAACAAGGGAGTGATGAATGAAGGGAAAGAGAAGTGGTGTGAGAGAATGAGAGGAGTTGGGTTTGTTGGGGAGGCTTTCGGAGAGGATGCTATTGAGGGAGGTAGAGCTTTGTTGAGGAAGTATGATAGTAATTGGGAGATGAGAGTTGAAGAGAAAGATGCTTGTGTTGGATTATGGTGGAAAGGGCAGCCAGTTTCTTTTTGCTCTTTGTGGAAGTTGGATACAAAAGACATTGACAATTAA
- the LOC126727691 gene encoding sufE-like protein 1, chloroplastic/mitochondrial, which yields MDGSVENVNFGSNFDLGVEETLVGVGGERNPVQSSNSSGLGSKGTRIKEKLERELSPVAIEVEDISYQHARLAGVKGSDGETHFNVKVVSKEFEGKSLVKRHRLVYGLLQDEL from the exons ATGGATGGCAGTGTTGAAAATGTGAACTTTGGATCGAATTTTGATCTAGGTGTTGAAGAAACTCTGGTTGGG GTGGGTGGAGAAAGAAACCCGGTTCAGAGTTCGAATTCAAGTGGTTTGGGGAGTAAAGGGACGAGAATAAAGGAGAAATTGGAGAGGGAGCTTAGTCCGGTGGCCATAGAAGTGGAAGATATCTCTTATCAGCATGCCAGGCTTGCTGGTGTTAAAGGAAGTGATGGGGAGACACATTTTAATGTAAAAGTTGTGTCTAAGGAGTTTGAAGGGAAAAGTTTGGTTAAGAGGCACAGGCTTGTTTATGGTTTGTTGCAAGATGAGTTATAG